One window from the genome of Paenibacillus azoreducens encodes:
- a CDS encoding acetamidase/formamidase family protein, protein MAVHEIRLCREALIGCFTKDTEPLITVSSGDSIRFQAPDAAWGGGPSYKERVKPFARRDKLDGGHALIGPICIENAKRGMTLAIQFNRIVPGKYGFTCAGQYPNWQNQKLHLTEYQEITIDWTLDKENMEGSCRMNDAAYSVPLNPFMGVIGMPPEEEGIHSTWPPRFCGGNIDCKELVTGSTLYLPVPVDGGYLAIGDGHAAQGDGEVSCQAIECPMDEVEVTIHLLEDLRLAYPRADTPAGWLAFGFHEDLNEATVYALDGMLDLMGELYGLDRVQAMALGSAVIDLRVTQIVNGVKGVHACLPHGAMKRVQV, encoded by the coding sequence ATGGCGGTACATGAAATTCGATTATGTCGAGAAGCTTTGATCGGGTGTTTTACGAAAGATACCGAGCCGTTAATCACTGTTTCATCGGGAGATTCGATTCGTTTTCAAGCCCCGGATGCGGCCTGGGGGGGAGGACCTTCATATAAGGAGCGGGTTAAGCCGTTTGCCAGAAGAGATAAGCTGGATGGCGGCCATGCTTTAATCGGCCCGATCTGTATCGAAAATGCCAAACGGGGAATGACTCTGGCCATTCAGTTCAACCGGATTGTCCCCGGAAAATATGGATTTACTTGTGCGGGACAATATCCCAATTGGCAAAATCAAAAGCTGCATCTGACGGAATACCAAGAAATCACTATAGATTGGACGTTGGATAAAGAAAACATGGAAGGCAGCTGCCGGATGAACGACGCGGCTTATTCTGTACCGCTCAACCCTTTTATGGGCGTAATTGGCATGCCTCCTGAAGAGGAGGGGATTCATTCTACCTGGCCGCCCCGTTTTTGCGGAGGGAATATCGATTGCAAAGAACTTGTAACCGGCAGCACATTGTATTTGCCCGTACCCGTAGATGGAGGATATTTGGCTATAGGCGACGGGCATGCGGCGCAAGGGGATGGCGAGGTGAGCTGCCAGGCGATCGAATGTCCGATGGATGAGGTTGAAGTCACCATTCATTTGCTGGAAGATTTGCGTTTGGCATATCCGCGGGCCGATACGCCTGCCGGGTGGCTTGCTTTTGGTTTCCATGAGGATTTGAACGAAGCGACGGTCTATGCTCTTGACGGCATGCTTGATTTGATGGGAGAGTTATATGGTTTGGACCGGGTTCAAGCGATGGCTCTGGGCAGCGCTGTCATTGATCTAAGGGTCACCCAGATTGTAAACGGCGTGAAAGGAGTGCATGCTTGTCTGCCGCATGGAGCAATGAAGCGGGTTCAAGTTTAA